One genomic region from Jilunia laotingensis encodes:
- a CDS encoding S8 family serine peptidase, translating into MMKTLNFLKLFLLLSAGIVAGCSNEDEMHFSTCYNSYGEERCYELVDTLGYVRFTEQATVEAKESFLQEHYSSLSFVLDDRTGSYSFVKIKNVAELSALGKREEIAEAFPVYHDERGGIRALYGMLFVDTDVSVKMEDMLNRLGIKYRDIEKEPRFDGKSGYLHYILISNPDCIGVCNLLAKQPGVDYAGPDFAYFIEKSTTSSQWPLENTEGSGIFAEDAWTISKGSPDIKIAVLDDGVELTHRDLHANLLPGFDAVTDNVPGDNGSPKFGDKHGTNCSGIIAALDNNQGITGVAPHCKIIPIRICYDRYSNISSTVVYDKWIVEALKYAQRAGADIINCSWGNNEQHDIELTNKINELATQGRRGLGCIIVAASGNFNSSTLEYPASLPNVITVGASKSNGARWEDSNYGSGLDLVAPGTHILTTTQNGDYEYVTGTSASAPHVAGVAALMLSVNPSLTRTQLKEILCKTCQKTSRHTFSTNATYGRWSDQVGYGIVDAYDALRMIQFQKSTLVQEDAFTYTINNLPRKAKVVWSSSSSDFTLANPVDSVAKILTRDCGKSTTLTAKVYYDNALIKQFTKNISSVLTIEGSNHISCCGQKAKRIGYLPYGATLSWNVSDNVDIDSQKGDSIRVSMVEGTSSGYWIEAVVRANGKTYTKRENLVLRKKEGVDMDFLSDTRGPGGSKRFAIYADPIDNNGRSMRDIPEETIVRWWCRRSPNSGTDADATLDSEDQITSSMLVKPACMRASTLPDTVQFHPITFSSYPPIDPFLPVTPPIIPLVPNIDATDINFPHRLKVTLPDQDYEGIVTCWVYSHCAKATLLSYLVNKDGISVYTEKTSPTIYSAPTYRVTSSSPAGDHIAVRRMETEENDTSLHEVKLLLYNDFGLVRTVNGTSEEELLQMNVADLPNGTYYLNVHTGNSVIKQVIRIKH; encoded by the coding sequence ATGATGAAGACACTGAATTTTTTAAAATTATTTCTTCTACTGAGTGCAGGAATCGTTGCCGGATGTAGCAATGAAGACGAAATGCATTTCTCAACCTGCTATAACTCATACGGTGAAGAACGTTGTTACGAGTTAGTAGATACTCTGGGATATGTTCGTTTTACGGAACAGGCAACCGTAGAAGCCAAAGAAAGCTTTCTGCAAGAACATTACTCGTCATTGAGTTTCGTACTGGACGATCGTACCGGATCCTACTCTTTCGTGAAAATCAAAAATGTGGCTGAATTGTCAGCCTTGGGAAAAAGAGAAGAAATAGCAGAGGCTTTCCCGGTATATCATGATGAAAGAGGAGGCATTCGGGCATTATATGGCATGTTGTTTGTGGACACCGATGTAAGTGTAAAAATGGAGGATATGCTTAACCGTTTGGGAATTAAATATAGAGATATCGAAAAAGAACCACGTTTTGATGGTAAGAGCGGCTATTTACACTACATTTTAATTTCAAATCCGGACTGCATAGGTGTTTGCAACTTATTGGCAAAACAGCCGGGAGTCGATTATGCAGGACCCGATTTCGCGTACTTTATTGAAAAAAGCACTACATCTTCTCAATGGCCTTTGGAGAACACAGAGGGAAGCGGTATCTTTGCCGAAGACGCTTGGACGATAAGCAAAGGATCACCGGATATAAAGATTGCAGTATTGGATGATGGCGTGGAACTCACTCATAGAGACCTTCATGCCAATCTTCTACCGGGCTTCGATGCGGTAACAGACAATGTACCAGGTGACAATGGTTCTCCGAAATTCGGTGACAAACACGGAACCAATTGCAGTGGAATTATTGCCGCATTGGATAATAACCAAGGGATTACAGGAGTGGCACCGCATTGCAAAATTATACCGATACGCATTTGCTATGACAGATATTCCAATATATCTTCCACCGTGGTATATGATAAATGGATTGTTGAAGCCTTGAAATACGCCCAAAGAGCGGGTGCCGACATTATTAACTGCTCATGGGGAAATAATGAGCAACATGACATAGAATTGACAAATAAAATCAACGAGCTAGCCACCCAAGGCCGTAGAGGACTGGGGTGCATCATCGTAGCCGCCTCCGGGAATTTTAATTCCTCCACTTTGGAATACCCGGCTTCCCTGCCCAATGTGATCACCGTGGGAGCCTCAAAGTCAAACGGGGCACGGTGGGAGGATTCAAACTACGGAAGTGGCCTGGATCTTGTAGCACCGGGAACACATATCCTCACCACGACGCAAAATGGTGATTATGAGTATGTTACGGGGACATCCGCTTCCGCTCCCCATGTGGCCGGTGTAGCCGCGCTGATGCTCTCTGTCAACCCCAGCCTGACACGAACCCAACTAAAGGAAATATTATGCAAGACCTGCCAAAAAACGAGCCGGCATACTTTCTCCACCAACGCAACTTACGGAAGATGGAGCGACCAAGTGGGATACGGCATAGTGGACGCATACGATGCGCTGAGAATGATACAATTCCAAAAATCAACACTCGTCCAAGAAGATGCTTTTACCTATACGATCAATAACTTGCCACGCAAGGCAAAAGTCGTATGGAGTTCTTCTTCGTCCGACTTCACACTGGCCAACCCGGTGGATTCGGTAGCGAAAATACTGACCAGGGATTGCGGGAAATCCACCACACTGACGGCCAAAGTTTACTATGACAATGCCCTAATCAAGCAATTCACCAAAAACATATCTTCCGTGCTGACCATAGAAGGCAGCAACCACATCTCCTGCTGCGGACAGAAAGCCAAACGAATCGGATACCTGCCCTATGGAGCCACTCTTAGTTGGAACGTCTCGGACAATGTGGACATCGACTCCCAAAAAGGGGATTCCATCCGGGTCAGCATGGTAGAAGGGACATCCTCCGGATATTGGATCGAAGCAGTGGTGCGTGCCAACGGTAAGACATATACAAAAAGAGAAAACCTGGTTCTCCGGAAAAAGGAAGGTGTAGACATGGACTTCCTGTCGGACACCCGAGGCCCGGGAGGAAGCAAGAGGTTCGCCATCTATGCAGATCCGATAGACAACAACGGCCGAAGCATGAGGGATATCCCCGAAGAGACAATCGTACGCTGGTGGTGCCGACGGTCTCCGAACTCAGGCACGGATGCGGATGCAACCCTCGACTCGGAAGACCAAATAACCAGCTCAATGCTGGTCAAGCCCGCATGTATGAGAGCATCGACACTGCCCGACACCGTACAGTTCCACCCGATTACCTTCTCGTCCTATCCGCCCATAGACCCTTTCCTTCCGGTAACGCCCCCGATAATCCCTCTGGTCCCCAATATAGATGCTACGGACATTAATTTCCCGCACAGGCTGAAAGTGACGCTCCCCGACCAGGATTACGAGGGAATAGTGACCTGTTGGGTCTACAGTCATTGCGCCAAGGCCACATTGCTAAGCTACCTCGTCAACAAAGACGGAATATCGGTCTATACGGAAAAAACGTCCCCTACCATTTATTCCGCCCCCACTTACAGGGTGACATCCTCCAGCCCGGCAGGCGACCATATAGCCGTACGCAGGATGGAAACGGAAGAAAACGACACTTCCTTGCACGAAGTGAAACTTCTGCTGTATAATGACTTTGGATTGGTTCGCACGGTTAACGGGACTTCGGAGGAAGAACTCCTGCAAATGAATGTAGCCGACCTGCCCAACGGAACGTATTACTTGAATGTACATACCGGAAACAGCGTAATCAAACAGGTGATTCGAATCAAGCATTAA
- a CDS encoding DUF5686 and carboxypeptidase-like regulatory domain-containing protein, which translates to MKQQYRKLILLSLLIITASQAFAQLKGVITDSITHEPLMYISVYYEGKGVGGVSNANGEYQIETRRGWNEVTFSSIGYRTKVVKLSPGQKILNVQMAPDDVMLSEVTVKPKKEKYSKKNNPAVDFMRKVIEHKKAQRLEVNEYYQYDQYEKMKMSLNEITPEKLEKGIYKKYAFLKDQIEVSEVTNSLILPISIQETSSQTLFRKDPESKKTVIKGMNSNGINEFFSTGDMLGTVLQDVFTNVNIYDDEIRLLQRRFTSPIAKEGLNFYKYYLMDTLTVDRDTCVHVSFVPQNSQDFGFTGHLYVLKDSTYAVKKCVMNLPKKTGVNFVNRMDIVQQYEQLPNGNWVLKDDDMLVDLSLVKATGGLQVQRTTKYSNYKFDPIEARYFRMKGSVIKESDMLSKSDEYWAEVRQVPLTKTESSMDIFMNRIEQIPGFKYIIFGAKALIENFVETTGPKKKSKFDFGPINTTISSNYIDGLRLRLSGMTTANLNPHWFVNGYGAYGFKDHRWKYSGTLTYSFNKRDYVVWEFPKHFISATYGYDVMSPMDKFLFTDKDNVFLSWKTTTVDQMSYMRDATINYELETHTGFGVKAMLRHRNDEPTGNLKYWPNNDSPDKMPLPNEKPIHDITTAEASVTLRYAPGESFVNSKQRRIPVSLDAPIFTLTHTSGFKGVLGGEYNFNRTEASIWKRVWLPSSWGKVDISLKGGAEWNTVPFPLLILPEANLSYITQRETFSLINNMEFLNDRFASVSLSYDMNGKLFNRIPLLKKLKWREMFRFRALWGTLTDKNNPFKSDNPELFLFPMRDGKYTSHVMDPKIPYMEASVGIYNIFKLLHVEYVHRLTYRDNPDINKWGIRFMVVMVF; encoded by the coding sequence ATGAAACAACAATATAGAAAACTTATCCTGTTATCCCTGCTCATAATTACTGCTTCGCAGGCATTTGCACAGCTAAAAGGGGTTATCACAGACTCGATAACACACGAACCATTAATGTATATCTCTGTATATTACGAAGGAAAGGGAGTCGGTGGAGTGTCCAATGCAAATGGAGAATATCAGATAGAAACACGCAGAGGTTGGAATGAAGTGACGTTCTCCTCGATCGGGTATCGCACCAAAGTGGTAAAACTGTCACCGGGACAGAAAATATTGAACGTACAAATGGCCCCGGACGATGTAATGTTAAGCGAAGTGACAGTAAAGCCCAAAAAGGAGAAGTACTCCAAAAAGAATAATCCGGCCGTAGATTTCATGCGCAAGGTGATCGAGCATAAAAAGGCACAAAGGCTGGAAGTAAACGAATATTACCAGTACGACCAATACGAGAAGATGAAGATGTCCCTTAACGAAATCACTCCGGAGAAGTTAGAAAAGGGAATCTATAAGAAATACGCTTTTCTAAAAGATCAAATCGAAGTATCGGAAGTGACGAACAGTCTGATTCTCCCCATATCCATACAAGAAACGTCCTCGCAGACACTTTTCCGGAAAGACCCGGAAAGCAAAAAGACTGTCATCAAAGGCATGAATTCTAATGGCATCAACGAATTCTTTTCCACCGGTGACATGTTAGGCACAGTTCTACAGGATGTCTTCACTAACGTCAACATTTACGATGACGAGATACGTCTACTTCAAAGACGTTTCACCAGCCCGATAGCCAAAGAGGGCCTCAACTTTTATAAATATTATCTGATGGACACATTGACTGTGGATCGGGACACTTGCGTTCACGTCTCGTTCGTTCCCCAAAATTCACAGGACTTCGGATTCACGGGACATCTTTACGTATTAAAAGATTCTACCTATGCAGTAAAAAAGTGCGTCATGAATCTGCCCAAAAAGACAGGCGTAAACTTTGTCAATCGCATGGACATTGTGCAGCAATACGAACAATTGCCTAACGGGAACTGGGTACTGAAAGATGATGACATGCTAGTCGATCTGTCTTTGGTAAAAGCAACCGGAGGATTGCAGGTGCAGCGTACTACGAAATACAGCAATTACAAGTTCGATCCCATCGAAGCAAGATATTTCCGCATGAAAGGTTCAGTCATCAAAGAATCGGACATGCTTTCGAAGAGTGATGAGTACTGGGCGGAAGTACGGCAAGTACCGCTGACCAAGACCGAAAGCAGCATGGATATATTCATGAACCGGATCGAACAGATACCGGGATTCAAATATATCATCTTCGGAGCAAAAGCTCTGATCGAGAACTTCGTTGAGACCACTGGACCGAAAAAGAAAAGCAAGTTCGATTTCGGACCCATCAACACCACTATTTCAAGCAATTACATCGATGGTTTGCGCTTGCGGTTAAGCGGCATGACTACCGCCAACCTCAACCCGCATTGGTTTGTCAACGGTTATGGAGCCTATGGTTTCAAAGACCACCGTTGGAAATACAGCGGAACACTGACCTACTCGTTCAACAAAAGAGACTATGTCGTATGGGAATTTCCCAAGCATTTCATTTCAGCCACCTATGGCTACGATGTGATGTCACCGATGGATAAGTTCCTCTTTACGGACAAAGACAACGTATTCCTTTCCTGGAAGACAACAACCGTAGACCAGATGTCATACATGCGTGACGCTACGATCAATTACGAACTGGAAACTCATACCGGATTCGGTGTCAAAGCCATGCTTCGCCACCGTAATGATGAACCGACCGGCAACCTGAAATACTGGCCTAACAACGACAGTCCGGACAAAATGCCATTGCCGAACGAGAAACCGATCCATGACATTACTACCGCGGAGGCAAGCGTAACACTTCGCTATGCCCCCGGGGAATCTTTCGTCAATTCGAAACAACGCCGGATCCCCGTATCCCTGGATGCACCGATCTTTACACTGACCCATACTTCGGGATTTAAAGGAGTCCTCGGTGGGGAATATAATTTCAACCGTACGGAAGCAAGCATATGGAAACGCGTCTGGCTGCCTTCCTCTTGGGGTAAAGTAGATATCAGCCTGAAAGGTGGTGCCGAATGGAACACGGTTCCTTTTCCGTTACTGATTCTGCCGGAAGCAAATCTTTCGTACATCACCCAACGTGAAACTTTCTCCCTTATCAATAACATGGAGTTCCTGAACGACCGTTTCGCCTCGGTTTCTTTGTCGTACGACATGAACGGAAAACTATTCAATCGAATCCCGTTGCTGAAGAAGTTGAAGTGGAGAGAGATGTTCCGGTTCAGGGCACTTTGGGGAACATTGACCGACAAAAACAATCCGTTCAAGAGTGACAATCCCGAATTGTTCCTCTTTCCTATGCGTGACGGAAAGTACACCAGTCATGTGATGGACCCGAAAATACCTTATATGGAGGCAAGTGTGGGAATCTACAACATTTTCAAACTTCTACATGTTGAATATGTACACCGCTTGACTTACCGTGACAATCCCGACATTAATAAATGGGGCATACGGTTCATGGTGGTAATGGTGTTCTAA
- a CDS encoding S8 family serine peptidase: protein MMKTLNFLKLFLLLSAGIVAGCSNEDEVHFSTCYTTYGEERCYELVDTLGYVRFTEQATVEAKERFLQEHYSSLSFVLDDRSGSYSFVKIKNVAELSALEKREEIAEAFPVYLSDKKSILALYGMLFVNTDKSLKKIEDLLNRFGIKYRDIRTEQSSDGKDHYFHRILISNPDCIGICNLLAKQPGVNYAEPDFTYFIEKCSTSFQWPLENTEGNGIFAKDAWTISKGVSNIKIAVLDDGVELAHPDLKANLLPGFNAVTDIAKGENGAPKYGDAHGTNCSGIIAAVDNNQGITGVAPHCKIIPIRIYYNKFTNVSSSTVVRDEWIVEGLKYAERMGADIINCSWGDNESHKSELTDKINELATQGRGGRGCIIVASSGNFNSTTINYPASLPNVIAVGASKSNGARWEDSNYGNDLDLVAPGTQIYTTTKDDYYEHVTGTSFSAPHVAGVAALMLSVNPSLTRTQLKEILCKTCQKTSRHTFSTNATYGRWSDQVGYGIVDAYDALRMIQFQKSTLVQEDAFTYTINNLPRKAKVVWSSSSSDFTLTNPVDSVAKILTRDCGKSTTLTAKVYYDNALIKQFTKNISSVLTIEGSNHISCCGLKAHRIGYLPYGATLRWNVSDNVDIDSRKGDSIRVSTAEGTSSGYWIEAVVQANGKTYTKRQELTRREKGSVILKYMTDTKGPWNGRRFAFYADIIDNTNQSMDDIPEETVLYWKCRRTENSATREEAELETEDLITDRSSLVIPISMHCIKSSTNLNDSPILSPMATLASDTPYPPVISPDLDIDLVRYNFPHRLKVTFPNKDYEGIVTCMVYSPCTPTTAMSYRVNQEGATVYTGDSSFTTHSAPTYRVTSSSPAGDHIAVRRMETEENDTSLHEVKLLLYNDFGLVRTVNGTSEEELLQMNVADLPNGTYYLNVHTGNSVIKQVIRIKH, encoded by the coding sequence ATGATGAAGACACTGAATTTTTTAAAATTATTTCTTCTACTGAGTGCAGGAATCGTTGCCGGATGTAGCAATGAGGATGAAGTGCATTTCTCGACCTGCTATACCACATACGGTGAAGAGCGTTGTTATGAGTTAGTAGATACTCTGGGATACGTTCGTTTTACGGAACAGGCAACCGTAGAAGCCAAAGAACGCTTTCTGCAAGAACATTATTCGTCATTGAGTTTCGTACTGGACGATCGTTCAGGATCCTACTCTTTCGTGAAAATCAAAAATGTGGCTGAATTGTCAGCCTTGGAAAAAAGAGAAGAAATAGCAGAGGCTTTCCCTGTATACTTAAGTGACAAAAAATCAATACTTGCTTTGTATGGTATGCTATTTGTGAACACAGATAAAAGTTTAAAAAAAATAGAAGATCTGCTTAACCGTTTTGGAATTAAATACAGAGATATCAGAACCGAACAAAGTTCCGATGGGAAAGATCACTACTTCCACAGGATTCTAATTTCTAATCCAGACTGCATAGGGATTTGTAACTTATTGGCAAAGCAACCGGGAGTAAATTACGCTGAACCCGATTTTACATACTTTATTGAAAAATGCTCCACATCTTTCCAATGGCCTTTAGAGAATACTGAAGGAAATGGCATCTTTGCCAAAGATGCTTGGACGATAAGTAAAGGGGTATCAAATATAAAAATTGCCGTATTGGACGATGGAGTGGAACTTGCCCATCCTGACCTCAAAGCCAATCTTCTACCAGGCTTTAATGCAGTAACAGACATTGCAAAAGGTGAGAACGGCGCTCCGAAATACGGTGACGCACACGGGACAAATTGCAGCGGGATCATTGCAGCAGTGGATAACAACCAAGGAATCACGGGAGTGGCACCGCATTGCAAAATCATACCGATACGCATTTATTATAATAAGTTTACCAATGTATCCTCTTCTACAGTAGTAAGAGATGAATGGATTGTCGAGGGTTTGAAATATGCCGAAAGGATGGGAGCGGACATTATCAACTGCTCATGGGGAGATAATGAGTCACACAAATCCGAATTAACAGACAAAATCAACGAGCTAGCCACCCAAGGCCGTGGAGGCCGTGGATGTATCATCGTAGCCTCCTCCGGCAATTTCAATTCCACCACCATAAATTACCCGGCTTCTCTGCCCAACGTGATCGCCGTAGGAGCCTCAAAGTCAAACGGGGCGCGGTGGGAGGATTCGAACTACGGCAACGACCTGGATCTTGTAGCACCGGGAACACAAATATACACCACTACGAAAGACGATTACTATGAACACGTCACGGGAACATCTTTTTCCGCTCCCCATGTGGCCGGTGTAGCCGCGCTGATGCTCTCTGTCAACCCCAGCCTGACACGAACCCAACTAAAGGAAATATTATGCAAGACCTGCCAAAAAACGAGCCGGCATACTTTCTCCACCAACGCAACCTACGGAAGATGGAGCGACCAAGTGGGATACGGCATAGTGGACGCATACGATGCGCTGAGAATGATACAATTCCAAAAATCAACACTCGTCCAAGAAGATGCTTTTACCTATACGATCAATAACTTGCCACGCAAGGCAAAAGTCGTATGGAGTTCCTCTTCGTCCGACTTCACACTGACCAACCCGGTGGATTCGGTAGCGAAAATACTGACCAGGGATTGCGGGAAATCCACCACACTGACGGCCAAAGTTTACTATGACAATGCCCTAATCAAGCAATTCACCAAAAACATATCTTCCGTGCTGACCATAGAAGGCAGCAACCATATCTCCTGTTGCGGACTGAAAGCGCACCGTATAGGATACCTGCCTTACGGGGCCACTCTCCGTTGGAACGTCTCGGACAATGTGGACATCGACTCCCGGAAGGGGGACTCCATCCGGGTCAGCACGGCAGAAGGGACATCCTCCGGATATTGGATCGAAGCGGTGGTGCAGGCTAACGGCAAGACATACACCAAACGACAGGAGCTTACTCGCCGGGAAAAGGGAAGCGTCATCCTGAAATACATGACCGACACCAAAGGACCATGGAATGGCAGGAGGTTCGCTTTCTATGCCGACATCATAGATAACACCAACCAAAGCATGGACGACATACCCGAAGAAACCGTCTTGTATTGGAAATGCCGGCGAACCGAAAACTCGGCCACAAGGGAGGAGGCGGAACTCGAAACGGAAGACTTGATAACGGATCGCTCCTCCCTGGTGATACCGATATCAATGCATTGCATAAAATCGTCGACGAACCTCAATGATTCCCCCATATTAAGCCCCATGGCCACCCTTGCGTCTGACACCCCCTATCCTCCGGTAATAAGCCCGGACTTAGACATTGATTTGGTCAGGTACAACTTCCCGCACCGGCTGAAAGTGACATTCCCGAACAAGGATTATGAGGGCATCGTGACATGCATGGTGTACAGCCCATGTACGCCGACCACGGCAATGAGTTACCGGGTCAACCAGGAAGGCGCCACGGTGTACACGGGAGACTCGTCGTTTACTACACATTCCGCCCCCACTTACAGGGTGACATCCTCCAGCCCGGCAGGCGACCATATAGCCGTACGCAGGATGGAAACGGAAGAAAACGACACTTCCTTGCACGAAGTGAAACTTCTGCTGTATAATGACTTTGGATTGGTTCGCACGGTTAACGGGACTTCGGAGGAAGAACTCCTGCAAATGAATGTAGCCGACCTGCCCAACGGAACGTATTACTTGAATGTACATACCGGAAACAGCGTAATCAAACAGGTGATTCGAATCAAGCATTAA
- a CDS encoding replication-associated recombination protein A, which translates to MQPLAERLRPKTLDEYIGQKHLVGPGAILRKMIDAGRISSFILWGPPGVGKTTLAQIIANKLETPFYTLSAVSSGVKDVREVIDRAKNNRFFSQASPILFIDEIHRFSKSQQDSLLGAVENGTVTLIGATTENPSFEVIRPLLSRCQLYVLKSLEKEDLLELLQRAITTDSILKERHIELKETSAMLRFSGGDARKLLNILELVVESETEETVVITDEMVTERLQQNPLAYDKDGEMHYDIISAFIKSIRGSDPDGAIYWLARMVEGGEDPAFIARRLVISAAEDIGLANPNALLLANACFDTLMKIGWPEGRIPLAETTIYLATSPKSNSAYNAINDALTLVRETGNLPVPLHLRNAPTKLMKQLGYGEQYKYAHNYEGNFVKQQFLPDGLANKQIWHPQANAAEQKHAERMQQLWGDKYKQ; encoded by the coding sequence GTGCAACCATTAGCAGAACGGCTTCGGCCAAAAACATTAGATGAATATATAGGTCAGAAGCACTTAGTCGGACCGGGTGCTATCCTGCGTAAGATGATCGATGCGGGCCGGATCTCTTCATTCATCCTTTGGGGACCTCCGGGGGTAGGAAAAACCACTCTTGCGCAAATTATCGCAAACAAGCTGGAAACACCCTTTTACACATTGAGTGCCGTAAGTTCCGGTGTTAAAGACGTGCGTGAAGTGATCGACCGTGCCAAAAACAATCGTTTCTTTTCGCAGGCAAGCCCTATCCTTTTTATAGATGAAATTCACCGGTTCAGCAAATCGCAACAAGATTCACTGCTGGGTGCGGTAGAAAACGGTACAGTTACACTGATCGGTGCAACCACCGAGAACCCATCTTTCGAAGTGATCCGTCCTCTCCTATCCCGCTGTCAGCTTTATGTGTTGAAATCTTTGGAAAAAGAAGATTTACTGGAACTGCTGCAACGCGCCATCACAACCGACAGCATACTGAAAGAACGCCATATCGAGTTGAAAGAGACCAGTGCAATGCTCCGCTTTTCAGGAGGGGATGCCCGGAAACTGCTGAACATACTGGAACTGGTGGTTGAATCGGAAACAGAAGAAACCGTGGTGATCACCGACGAGATGGTTACCGAACGTTTGCAACAGAATCCCCTTGCTTATGATAAAGACGGTGAAATGCACTACGACATCATCTCGGCCTTTATTAAATCCATACGCGGAAGTGATCCAGACGGTGCCATCTATTGGCTGGCACGAATGGTGGAAGGGGGCGAAGACCCTGCTTTCATCGCCCGCCGCTTGGTCATATCGGCTGCCGAGGATATCGGACTTGCCAATCCGAATGCACTGCTATTAGCCAATGCATGTTTCGACACGCTCATGAAGATAGGTTGGCCGGAAGGTAGGATACCATTGGCTGAAACAACTATTTATCTGGCGACAAGCCCTAAGAGCAATTCGGCATACAACGCCATCAACGACGCATTAACTTTGGTTCGGGAAACGGGTAACTTGCCGGTTCCCTTGCATCTGCGCAATGCACCGACCAAATTGATGAAACAGTTGGGATACGGTGAGCAATACAAGTATGCCCACAATTATGAAGGCAACTTCGTGAAGCAGCAATTTCTGCCCGATGGACTGGCAAACAAACAAATTTGGCATCCCCAAGCGAATGCTGCGGAGCAAAAACATGCCGAACGCATGCAACAGCTATGGGGAGATAAGTATAAACAATGA
- a CDS encoding D-2-hydroxyacid dehydrogenase, whose product MKIVVLDGYAANPGDLSWDELKAMGECTIYDRTSPEQVLERAAGAEVLLTNKVAITAEDMAALPDLKYIGVLATGYNVIDIDAARERGIVVTNIPAYSTPSVGQMVFAHILNITQQVQHHSEEVHKGRWTNSADFCFWDTPLIELLGKKIGLIGLGQTGYNTARIAIGFGMKVWAYTSKSRLQLPPEIKKMELDQIFRECDIVSLHCPLTEQTRELVNAHRLSLMKPTAILINTGRGPLVNEQDLADALNNKKIYAAGVDVLSTEPPRADNPLLTARNCYITPHIAWATTAARERLMGIMLENLKGYVAGKPVNNVAK is encoded by the coding sequence ATGAAGATTGTAGTATTAGACGGTTATGCCGCAAATCCAGGCGATTTATCCTGGGACGAATTGAAAGCGATGGGAGAATGTACGATTTATGACCGTACCTCACCCGAACAAGTCCTTGAACGTGCAGCAGGTGCAGAAGTACTGCTTACGAACAAAGTGGCAATCACAGCAGAAGACATGGCAGCATTGCCCGATCTGAAATATATCGGTGTACTTGCCACAGGATATAATGTCATCGATATCGATGCAGCTCGCGAACGCGGTATCGTTGTCACCAATATACCGGCATACAGTACCCCGTCCGTAGGACAGATGGTATTCGCACATATCCTGAACATCACCCAACAAGTGCAACATCATTCCGAGGAAGTACACAAAGGACGTTGGACAAATAGTGCCGACTTCTGCTTCTGGGATACTCCACTCATTGAATTGCTCGGAAAGAAAATCGGTCTTATCGGACTAGGACAAACAGGATACAATACAGCCCGTATCGCCATCGGCTTCGGAATGAAGGTATGGGCATACACATCCAAGTCGCGCTTGCAATTGCCTCCGGAAATAAAGAAGATGGAACTGGATCAGATATTCCGTGAATGCGATATTGTCAGTTTACATTGTCCGCTGACCGAACAGACCCGTGAATTGGTCAATGCCCACCGATTGTCTCTGATGAAACCAACGGCCATTCTAATCAATACCGGACGCGGCCCGTTAGTAAACGAACAAGACTTGGCTGATGCCCTGAATAATAAAAAGATATATGCAGCAGGCGTAGATGTACTTTCAACCGAACCACCCCGTGCAGACAATCCATTGTTGACTGCCCGCAATTGTTACATCACTCCGCACATCGCTTGGGCAACTACTGCTGCCCGCGAACGTTTGATGGGAATCATGTTGGAAAACCTGAAAGGCTATGTGGCAGGTAAACCAGTAAATAACGTAGCAAAATGA